The following are encoded together in the Molothrus ater isolate BHLD 08-10-18 breed brown headed cowbird unplaced genomic scaffold, BPBGC_Mater_1.1 matUn_MA732, whole genome shotgun sequence genome:
- the LOC118701136 gene encoding zinc finger protein 865-like, whose translation MEANVNDESGPFQAYPFDFLDFLTHQQRPEPPEPFEPPPKALPLPPPHFEYPPPAGAPPPFERGPLPKHKPEPPPSSSSSSSSSSSSHPKKPEASLGGGSLGGGASLGGSPFPPPPLPPPPQPLFEAGGAFPSPQWGIVDLSGHQHLFGGGALKRGVVAPSGTPAPTSPGTPQEGKEERSYFRRLKYLVERRWACPRGFRPPPHLAQVGGAGGGAEGTGARPYECRTCGRTYSHGSSLVRHRRCHRGGGDGREARAGPGVGVAMDTPNGSGAAANGVGAVGGVNAAANGGNAAVNAVANVNATANGVNSLANVNVAANGVNVAANGVNPVANGVNAVTSGVNTVANGFNAVANVNAAPNGVNAVTNGVNVVASKINAAPNVNAPPNGVNAAANVNMAANGVNTVTSGVNASPNGVNTAVTEVNTTNRVNATPNGVNATPNGVNVLATRVTTASSVNAPPNGVNAVATRLTMANGVNVLANINGANALTVAVNAASGGVPAAPAGVTPALGPSPAIATVPNALVATSGVANLVSPGVPVLLAPVGVLPAPPPPPPPPPPPGEGPFPCPLCWKAFKKPSHLAQHQIIHTGEKPFACAACGRAFNRRESLTRHVRTTHAAAPARRLPCPVCGKEFRDAAYLLRHQVSHGAPRPAHRCDVCGKAYAAPQSLVRHRRAHDGGGANNSNARSDSRSGTGAAGRSFGCQVCGRAFGRRETLRRHERIHTGEKPHECGVCGKRFRESFHLRKHRVVHTRERPYRCDTCGKAFGYPQSLTRHRQVHRASPAAGVAVGVAGEAAPALGCGSCGQRLPDLLRAVAHKDPAQAGAPPERPQGCDTCGQVFGFLENLVWHRLVHGAAAAAAAAPAQVPLEEAPAPPEEPPAAPSAPRFTCGTCGRSFKGVAALVTHRYAHLARAGAPRRCGACGRRCSGAYELLRHRRRHLRRRPALCGACGRRFWAAALLRRHRRCCPARPRPERCRTCGRASPRARAPLLPRRHRHAWARPPRCPLCARRCAHAAELAEHLRRHRGRRRARRCRTCGQSFRFRGNLLEHRRRQHLGEQVYRCERCGKSFFYLGSLARHLRGHERRRRRRRQRRAERGGAQGRAGPRGAGPQGAGPREGRGGEGGAGRAGAGQAWGSCG comes from the coding sequence GCCCCCTCCCCAAGCACAAACCCGAGccccccccttcctcctcctcctcctcatcctcctcatcctcctcgcACCCCAAAAAACCCGAGGCGTCCCTTGGGGGGGGCTCCCTTGGCGGGGGGGCGTCCCTGGGGGGGTCCCCGTTCCCCCCCCCACCTCTGCCGCCCCCTCCCCAACCTTTGTTTGAGGCTGGGGGCgccttcccctccccccaaTGGGGCATCGTGGACCTGTCCGGCCACCAGCACCTGTTTGGGGGCGGGGCTCTCAAGCGGGGCGTGGTCGCCCCCTCGGGGACCCCCGCGCCCACCTCGCCAGGGACGccccaggaggggaaggaggagcgGAGCTACTTCCGGCGCCTCAAGTACCTGGTGGAGCGGCGCTGGGCGTGTCCCAGGGGCTTCCGGCCGCCCCCGCACCTGGCGCAGgtgggcggggccgggggcggggccgaggGCACGGGGGCGCGGCCCTACGAGTGCCGCACCTGCGGCCGCACCTACAGCCACGGCTCCAGCCTGGTCCGGCACCGGCGCTGCCACCGCGGCGGCGGCGACGGGCGTGAggcccgggcggggccgggggtggGCGTGGCCATGGACACGCCCAATGGGAGCGGCGCAGCGGCCAATGGGGTCGGTGCGGTGGGCGGCGTCAACGCGGCGGCCAACGGGGGCAACGCGGCGGTCAACGCGGTGGCCAACGTCAACGCAACGGCCAACGGGGTCAACTCGTTGGCCAACGTCAACGTAGCAGCCAATGGGGTCAACGTAGCAGCCAATGGGGTCAACCCGGTGGCCAACGGGGTCAACGCAGTGACCAGCGGGGTCAACACAGTGGCCAATGGGTTCAACGCGGTGGCCAACGTCAACGCTGCACCCAACGGGGTCAACGCGGTGACCAACGGGGTCAATGTGGTGGCCAGCAAGATCAACGCGGCGCCCAACGTCAACGCGCCGCCCAATGGGGTCAATGCGGCGGCCAACGTCAACATGGCGGCCAACGGGGTCAACACAGTGACCAGCGGGGTCAACGCTTCACCCAATGGGGTCAACACAGCCGTCACCGAGGTCAACACAACCAACAGAGTCAATGCGACACCCAACGGGGTCAACGCGACACCCAACGGGGTCAACGTGTTGGCCACCAGGGTGACCACGGCCAGCAGCGTCAACGCGCCACCCAACGGGGTCAACGCCGTGGCCACCAGGCTCACCATGGCCAACGGCGTCAACGTCTTGGCCAACATCAACGGGGCCAACGCCTTGACCGTGGCGGTCAACGCCGCGTCCGGCGGGGTCCCCGCGGCGCCCGCCGGGGTCACCCCGGCCCTCGGCCCGTCCCCGGCCATCGCCACGGTGCCCAACGCCCTGGTCGCCACCTCGGGCGTGGCCAACCTGGTGTCGCCGGGCGTGCCGGTGCTGCTGGCGCCCGTGGGCGtcctcccggccccgccgccgccgccgccgccgccgccgcctcccgggGAGGGCCCGTTCCCGTGCCCGCTGTGCTGGAAGGCGTTCAAGAAGCCGAGCCACCTGGCGCAGCACCAGATCATCCACACGGGCGAGAAGCCCTTCGCCTGCGCCGCCTGCGGCCGCGCCTTCAACCGGCGCGAGAGCCTCACGCGCCACGTCCGCACCACGCACGCGGCGGCGCCCGCGCGGCGCCTGCCCTGCCCCGTCTGCGGCAAGGAGTTCCGCGACGCCGCCTACCTGCTGCGCCACCAGGTGAGCCACGGCGCGCCGCGCCCCGCCCACCGCTGCGACGTCTGCGGCAAGGCCTACGCCGCGCCCCAGAGCCTCGTGCGGCACCGCCGCGCGCACGACGGCGGCGGCGCCAACAACAGCAACGCCAGGAGCGATTCCAGGAGCGGCACAGGTGCGGCGGGGCGGAGCTTCGGGTGCCAGGTGTGCGGGCGCGCCTTCGGGCGGCGCGAGACGCTGCGGCGGCACGAGCGCATCCACACCGGGGAGAAGCCGCACGAGTGCGGGGTGTGCGGGAAGCGCTTCCGCGAGTCCTTCCACCTGCGCAAGCACCGCGTGGTGCACACGCGCGAGCGGCCCTACCGCTGCGACACCTGCGGCAAGGCCTTCGGCTACCCGCAGAGCCTGACGCGGCACCGCCAGGTGCACCGCGCCTCACCTGCCGCAGGTGTGGCTGTGGGCGTGGCCGGGGAGGCGGCGCCGGCGCTGGGGTGCGGCTCGTGCGGGCAGCGCCTCCCGGACCTGCTCCGCGCCGTGGCGCACAAGGACCCGGCGCAGGCGGGAGCACCGCCGGAGCGGCCGCAGGGCTGTGACACCTGCGGGCAGGTGTTCGGCTTCCTGGAGAACCTGGTGTGGCACCGCCTGGTGCacggggcggcggcggcggcggcggccgcacCTGCGCAGGTGCCCCTGGAGGAGGCCCCGGCGCCGCCCGAGGAGCCGCCGGCCGCGCCCAGCGCCCCGCGCTTCACCTGCGGCACCTGCGGGCGCAGCTTCAAGGGCGTGGCGGCGCTGGTGACGCACAGGTACGCGCACCTGGCCAGGGCCGGGGCCCCGCGGCGCTGCGGCGCCTGCGGCCGGCGCTGCTCCGGCGCCTACGAGCTCCTGCGGCACCGGCGGCGGCACCTGCGGCGCCGCCCCGCGCTCTGCGGCGCCTGCGGCCGCCGCTTCTGGGCCGCGGCGCTGCTGCGGCGGCACCGGCGCTGCTGCCCCGCCCGGCCGCGCCCCGAGCGCTGCCGCACCTGCGGCCGCGCCTCCCCGCGGGCCCGGGCGCCGCTGCTGCCGCGGCGGCACCGCCACGCCTGGGCGCGGCCGCCCCGGTGCCCGCTGTGCGCCCGGCGCTGCGCCCACGCCGCCGAGCTCGCCGAGCACCTGCGGCGGCACCGGGGCCGGCGGCGCGCGCGGCGCTGCCGCACCTGCGGGCAGAGCTTCCGCTTCCGCGGGAACCTCCTGGAGCACCGGCGGCGGCAGCACCTGGGCGAGCAGGTGTACCGGTGCGAGAGGTGCGGCAAGAGCTTCTTCTACCTGGGCTCGCTGGCGCGGCACCTGCGCGGCCacgagcggcggcggcggcggcggcggcagcgccgggcggagcggggcggggcccAGGGGAgggcggggccgcgcggggcggggccgcagggggcggggccgcgaGAGGGGCGGGGCGGCGAGGGCGGGGCTGGGAGGGCGGGCGCGGGTCAGGCGTGGGGCAGTTGTGGGTAA